Genomic window (Alligator mississippiensis isolate rAllMis1 chromosome 7, rAllMis1, whole genome shotgun sequence):
AACCTGTATAGGAACTAACCCAATTGCAACTTGGCACCTCCCTGTATCCTAAGGTGCCCAGTCTGGCTAACAGGGACAACTGAGCAAggcagagaagctcagggccttctcagagatccaatgacttgtgttgtgagggagattaaaccagagcacagctctgctgttctgctaacatctgtacagctcggactgtgtacatctgggcttttccttctgagctgtgcaggactccagggaacaAGTCCCAGGAGCCTTCAGAAGAAAATTACTGCAAAATTGCCgtcttgcttcactccttttctacaaggcagggttgaggtcagctgcacactcagaaacctggttggattcactccagtcgttcagtgacagagggagcagagaaagacctctgagttatCTGTGCTTCTGGGCACCTAGACTAGTgtttggtgcagaggagagctgagagatcaactggacaagagcaaaggatctcagcaGGGGAAGTCTGAATGTGACACAGTAGATGAGGAAACTTCCACTAAAActatttcagtaagttttctgcatcggtgaagtgtcctgtcttagtgagatgcagaggagattttaaaacattaaaagttggcaaacctggctacacaaatcattcTACATTTTCtgtataatagattcaaagctacaagagtgaacaaagacattttcaatgtttttgctaAGCATACAGGTAATGTTATGTAGGATATTGGAAGtagggtgggaagaggagaggggtgggatttGGACCTCTAAGGAATTcatcttttttatataatatcttttatttcatacatatttgtttccagcatacattttctaggtgagatctattgaaaaaatgatagactttcagatttaaagcaaaggaaaagaatcCTGAGGTGTGGCTGGGTTaacattttcttccctttctaaaagaatatcaaaatattttatattatattttattttatatagggtcttgccagggaaaaatcatttattaaaatcaaacaTTTAATGGGAAGGAAAATGGAATATTTACATTCTTAGCATGTAATTTGGAGACAgtattgatgggaatatcaaagccactgaaTTTGTTACTCTCACCCTTACCCCTGCCCTTGTTttattatacccaggacttgtacagtgccctgggaaggaggatgtccaactggaccactgtaaccaagttcctcctcctgggcttctcggacactcgggagctgcagatcttacactttgtcatctttctagcagtgtacctggcagctctggtggggaacctccttgtcatcactgttgtaactatggaccaccacctccacagccccatgtactactttttggcaaatctgtccatccttgaccttggatccatctctgtcattgtccccaagtccatggccaattctctcttaaacaccaggaccatttcctatgctggatgtgtgtccCAGGTCTTTCTCGTCTTCCTCTGCTGTGCAACTGATCTTgccttcctcaccatcatggcatatgaccggtacattgccatctgcaagccactgcattatgagataattatgaacaggagagcttgcatccagatggctgcctgtgcaTGGGTTGTTGGTGCCATGTACTCTGcaatgcacactgggaacacctttagtctccccttttgccactcaaataccatcaaccagttcttctgtgaaataccccagctgctcagGCTCTCCTGCTTTGGCACATaccacagagagctggcagctcttgccttcagtgtgtgCTTAGGTTTaggctgttttgctttcatcgttgtatcgtatgttcagatcttcaccacgGTGTGGAGCATCCCCttggagcagggccggcagaaagccttctccacctgcattccccaCCTTATCGTGGTTTCCCTGCTTCTTTCCACTGCCGGCATTGCCTACAcgaagcccatctctgactccccgtcccctctggatctcctggcggCTGTTCTGTATTcagtggtgcctccattgatgaatccggtcatgtacagcatgaggaacagggagatccaagctgccctgaggaaactgctccacaggctgatccgctccaagaacaatatgtccatctttctttcatgacttctcttatatttttcttttctaatttacatATTAACTTAGTCTTTTTTCATATTATTGTGTGAATcttgcatattaaaaatgaaggtggtaggttaattctgtaactttgtaaggtcaaagacttggtttttgtcattttggttgacactgttgaagtgggaaagtaatgtttcatgcatcaattttactgtcttcgcaccatctaaaatatatcCCATCAAGTGCAAGATAACAAAG
Coding sequences:
- the LOC132251307 gene encoding olfactory receptor 14C36-like encodes the protein PMYYFLANLSILDLGSISVIVPKSMANSLLNTRTISYAGCVSQVFLVFLCCATDLAFLTIMAYDRYIAICKPLHYEIIMNRRACIQMAACAWVVGAMYSAMHTGNTFSLPFCHSNTINQFFCEIPQLLRLSCFGTYHRELAALAFSVCLGLGCFAFIVVSYVQIFTTVWSIPLEQGRQKAFSTCIPHLIVVSLLLSTAGIAYTKPISDSPSPLDLLAAVLYSVVPPLMNPVMYSM